A single region of the Salvia miltiorrhiza cultivar Shanhuang (shh) chromosome 8, IMPLAD_Smil_shh, whole genome shotgun sequence genome encodes:
- the LOC130998037 gene encoding uncharacterized protein LOC130998037: MQGNPLYSFAAHPKYPTTFLSSLNSFDKGFLKYYCYVRTPFGNWRDYGASELEWHTSRTTYKPASSEVPSTRDQNIIAHLNAMNKAHPLDCRYLAENNSSLAYNGLFPLYPERSIDMSWRSKCGDNLPDTPSLAGRGAHGSGGSASGTSPSEQPAGSQLIPIPPVVEIPEGNVEASRPFDAEEVDAGALVHRGRHSSAGDAAGTREEDVQVVDITDEIPSPDSAPDATLADLTKKRKRGSLISVGEKERQEGLKKAGKSSEPARRSAGGVKILTPAGDKGKGPAKKSAGSSKALPSAGGKGKGKAVVPSADEPEDLVPGPISSLSGQKLIDALIARVHSQDQEKMEALTRGALATKLCQLALQMESGIWGAVKCIHDYDVSEKEREKEQADVAKRDDDVAGVVERLSKAEAEVIELKAKLAQMEVEKASLASELSRATKEGHECLAKFKADYERDYEEARRGWKRILVEAQNRAYVLGARDQRLEYFLSPRGQHFLGVMLEGTLESFKKTPEYLEDFGPLFAYEAAKLLDLGVRLPQPVETGPLPVFTEKTVSGHASASGAPSPIPSASAPVSSAVAPAVSVPPS, from the exons ATGCAGGGCAAtcccctgtatagctttgctGCTCACCCGAAATATCCTACCACCTTCCTTTCCTCTCTGAATTCTTTCGATAAGGGTTTCCtgaaatattattgttatgtgcgcacccctttcggcaactggcgcgattatggtgcttcggagctggaatggcatacaagtcgcactacttataaaccagcctcttCCGAAGTCCCTTCTACTCGTGACCAGAATATTATagctcaccttaatgctatgaataaggcccaccctctagactgtaggtacctggccgagaacaattcctctctggcatataatggtctgtttcccctgtatccagagagatcaatag atatgtcttggagatcgaaatgtggggacaatttgcctgacacCCCTTCTCTTGCTGGCCGAGGAGCACATGGCTCGGGCGGTTCTGCTTCCGGAACAAGTCCCTCGGAGCAGCCTGCTGGTTCCCAACTGATCCCCATTCCccctgtagttgaaatcccagaggggaatgtggaagcctcgcgcccctttgatgcggaggaagttgatgcgggTGCTCTTGTTCACAGGGGGAGGCACTCCAGTGCTGGTGATGCCGCTGGCACCCGTGAAGAAGATGTCCAAGTCGTGGATATCACCGATGAGATTCCTTCACCTGATTCGGCTCCCGATGCCACCCTTGCTGATCttacgaagaagaggaagagaggttccctgatctctgtgggtgagaaggagagacaGGAGGGCCTAAAAAAGGCTGGCAAGTCCTCAGAGCCAGCGAGGAGgtctgctggtggtgtgaagattctcactcctgctggggacaagggcaaagggccagcgaagaagtcagcTGGTAGTTCCAAGGCTCTCCCCTCTgccggtggaaagggtaagggcaaagctgtggtgccctcggctgacgaaccagaggatcttgttcctgggccgatttcgagtctGTCGGGGCAGAAATTAATTGATGctttgatagctcgtgtccattcTCAGGATCAGGAAAAGATGGAGGCGCTGACGCGCGGGGCTTTGGCTACTAAGTTGTGCCAgctggctcttcag ATGGAATCCGGGATCTGGGGAGCTGTCAAGTGTATTCATGATTATGATGTGTctgaaaaagagagagagaaagagcaagCGGACGTCGCTAAACGCGATGATGATGTTGCTGGAGTTGTGGAGCGCCTAAGCAAGGCTGAAGCGGAGGTTATTGAGTTGAAAGCTAAATTAGCTCAgatggaggtggagaaggcGTCCTTGGCCTCCGAATTGTCGAGGGCCACAAAAGAGGGCCATGAATGCCTGGCCAAGTTTAAAGCTGATTATGAAAGAGACTACGAAGAAGCCAGGCGGGGCTGGAAAAGGATACTTGTGGAAGCTCAGAACCGTGCGTACGTCCTGGGGgctcgagatcaacgcctggagtacTTCTTGTCTCCGCGAGGCCAACACTTCCTGGGggtgatgctggaaggcactctggagtctttcaaaaagactcccgaatacTTGGAAGATTTCGGACCTCTTtttgcttat GAAGCTGCCAAGTTGTTGGATTTGGGAGTGCGTCTTCCCCAACCGGTGGAGACTGGTCCGTTGCCCGTGTTCACAGAGAAGACCGTTTCTGGCCATGCCTCTGCAAGTGGTGCTCCTTCCCCAATTCCATCTGCTTCTGCCCCTGTCTCCTCTGCTGTTGCCCCAGCTGTCTCtgttcctccctcttga